Proteins encoded by one window of Salvia splendens isolate huo1 chromosome 5, SspV2, whole genome shotgun sequence:
- the LOC121804878 gene encoding uncharacterized protein LOC121804878 has product MAAFFCFPPSLSSLSTNTIPKLSAASSFSNTRCFFPHKAPCLSHFVARAYNWGDSEYNDDDDGKYTKEDYDSIEIEIVKTGTNSRRIRSKVRIQASLEAVWDILTDYEGLADFIPGLAVSKLLEKTDNFVRLFQIGQQNLAFGLKFDAKGTIDCVEKDLEILPFGQRRDIEFEMVEGDFQLFEGKWSVEQVKSSAGDMQSDSVYDVEYQTTLVYVVNVKPKVWLPVRLVEGRLCTEIRTNLSCIREEAEKAFQSADSVTIED; this is encoded by the exons ATGGCTGCATTTTTCTGttttcctccatctctctcATCTCTTTCTACAAATACAATTCCCAAATTATCCGCTGCATCATCCTTCTCAAACACCAGATGCTTTTTTCCACACAAAGCCCCTTGCCTCTCCCATTTTGTTGCTAG GGCTTATAATTGGGGCGATTCCGaatataatgatgatgatgatggcaaGTATACAAAAGAAGATTATGACAGCATTGAGATTGAAATAGTGAAGACTGGCACCAACAGCCGGAGAATTAGATCAAAAGTAAGGATCCAAGCCAGCCTAGAAGCAGTTTGGGATATCTTGACTGATTATGAAGGCTTAGCAGACTTCATTCCTGGCCTAGCAGTCAGCAAGTTGCTTGAGAAGACAGATAATTTTGTTCGCCTTTTTCAG ATTGGTCAGCAGAATTTAGCTTTTGGGCTCAAATTCGATGCAAAAGGAACTATTGACTGTGTTGAGAAGGATCTTGAAATTCTTCCATTTGGGCAGAGGCGTGATATTGAGTTCGAGATGGTTGAGGGTGATTTCCAGCTCTTTGAAGGAAAATGGTCTGTTGAACAG GTGAAGTCTAGTGCTGGAGATATGCAAAGTGATTCTGTTTATGACGTGGAATACCAAACGACGCTTGTATACGTTGTTAATGTGAAACCTAAGGTGTGGTTGCCTGTGCGCCTTGTAGAGGGTAGACTCTGCACGGAGATAAGAACAAACCTGTCATGCATACGTGAAGAAGCCGAGAAAGCATTTCAGAGTGCAGATTCTGTTACTATAGAAGATTGA
- the LOC121804864 gene encoding zinc finger protein VAR3, chloroplastic-like gives MSKILLVVIKTTSSITAISTAGMGGATRFMTLLTAPFPPLRPSLILLHRPISSLSITPLRLHKRSSPSKLKTLTPQPASCFHSQSNNHTYSLQSSAAQPQHHLHHPWPEWTNYLSYISSEHGYSAPHGDKIPPEDSFVVYEKLSDDFVSAAAACFAFSRARPDLIGLLSKKNIEAVVSNGTPFLFKSALDTARRMRAFLGTDGSNVVEVDKARLTDLMKYIISYASNPTASSERNGLYSKELVDSSVRNLLHEMVTVCGGAPTGHMAASGNQFPGSDRHVKNPYGQNIEMKRGDWICQKCDFMNFARNIKCLECEEPRPRRQLAGGEWECPQCSFFNYGRNVACLRCDCRKPGALLFNNSNSPSIGSNSPSLSVPSEIRYPGSNHANTVSFVPPGPPPPDTLSRRHQTPEMDNGNKVPVETNGTALSDGRNKKSISSMSQGLSGNNQFSKDSASQIDIQSNEREQTEKSERWFKRMAELQNAKDLPSAVSDDDFPEMMPMRKGENRFVVGKKKDRSLTSPQYKRQVAMDQANNTNFVPFVPFPSGYFANKGTEQSSGPDSPENTVGDTSFTKSTAETDKLDAKPGMADSSTVFRNDQKARSSGNSVYTSETSAAQFGGDYSKQHSGGTVQNSFASDTMNTNTQTGGYSRDGNASIAGHGGASSQLPKNENVLTGWSGPSLEGSAVTEPDPLDMSEEAKAERWFKRVAQIKDISELSQIPDEDFPSIMPMRKGVNRFVVSKRKTPLERRLTNQQYRRNLPIIPNNPLKKDGESS, from the exons ATGAGTAAAATCCTGCTAGTCGTAATCAAAACCACATCTTCTATCACGGCCATCTCCACCGCCGGCATGGGCGGCGCCACCAGGTTTATGACCCTCCTCACCGCCCCTTTCCCACCCCTCCGCCCATCGCTTATCCTTCTTCACCGCCCTATCTCCTCTCTTTCCATCACTCCGCTCCGTCTCCACAAACGCTCTTCTCCTTCCAAATTGAAAACCCTAACTCCTCAACCGGCGAGCTGCTTCCACTCTCAATCGAACAATCACACCTACTCACTTCAATCTTCCGCCGCTCAGCCGcagcaccacctccaccacccgTGGCCGGAATGGACCAATTATCTCAGTTATATATCGAGTGAACATGGATATTCTGCTCCTCACGGCGACAAAATTCCGCCGGAGGACTCGTTTGTGGTGTATGAGAAATTGAGCGACGATTTTGTCAGCGCCGCCGCCGCGTGCTTTGCTTTCTCTCGTGCCCGACCAGATCTTATCGG ATTGCTTTCGAAGAAGAATATTGAAGCTGTTGTGTCAAATGGAACTCCATTTTTGTTCAAAAGTGCACTTGACACGGCAAGAAGGATGAGGGCGTTTTTGGGAACTGATGGCAGCAAT GTAGTAGAAGTTGATAAAGCAAGATTGACTGATCTAATGAAGTATATAATAAGTTATGCAAGCAACCCTACAGCGTCTTCTGAGAGAAATGGGCTGTATAGTAAGGAACTTGTTGATTCATCAGTGCGTAATCTGTTACATGAAATGGTTACAGTATGTGGTGGAGCTCCAACAGGACACATGGCTGCTTCAGGAAATCAGTTTCCGGGCAGTGATAGACACGTCAAAAATCCTTATGGACAAAATATTGAAATGAAGAGAGGCGACTGGATATGTCAGAA GTGTGATTTTATGAACTTTGCAAGAAACATTAAATGTCTTGAATGTGAAGAACCCAGACCAAGGAGACAACTAGCTGGCGGAGAGTGGGAATGCCCTCA ATGCAGTTTCTTTAATTATGGAAGGAATGTAGCTTGTTTGAGATGTGACTGTCGAAAACCTGGTGCTCTGTTGTTTAATAATAGTAACTCTCCAAGTATTGGGTCAAACTCTCCATCTCTGTCAGTTCCTTCAGAAATTCGATATCCAGGGAGCAACCATGCAAACACTGTTTCTTTTGTGCCACCAGGCCCACCACCGCCAGATACACTCTCTAGGAGACATCAAACTCCGGAGATGGATAATGGAAATAAAGTACCAGTAGAAACTAACGGTACAGCCTTATCAGATGGCAGGAACAAGAAATCTATAAGCAGCATGTCTCAGGGTTTATCTGGGAATAATCAGTTTTCAAAGGACTCGGCAAGTCAGATTGACATTCAGAGTAATGAGAGAGAGCAAACTGAAAAGTCAGAAAGATGGTTCAAGAGGATGGCTGAACTGCAAAATGCCAAGGATTTGCCAAGTGCAGTTTCAGATGATGACTTCCCTGAGATGATGCCAATGCGGAAGGGAGAGAACCGGTTCGTGGTAGGTAAAAAAAAGGACCGGTCACTTACTTCTCCACAGTACAAAAGACAGGTAGCAATGGATCAAGCAAATAATACTAATTTTGTACCCTTCGTACCCTTCCCTTCGGGCTATTTTGCTAACAAAGGCACGGAGCAGTCCAGCGGTCCAGATTCCCCAGAAAATACTGTCGGTGATACATCTTTTACTAAATCAACGGCAGAGACTGATAAGTTGGATGCAAAGCCTGGAATGGCCGACTCAAGTACTGTTTTCAGGAACGATCAAAAAGCAAGGAGCTCAGGGAACTCTGTGTATACTAGTGAAACCAGTGCTGCACAATTTGGTGGTGATTATTCGAAACAGCATAGTGGGGGCACGGTCCAAAATTCTTTCGCTTCTGACACCATGAACACTAATACACAAACTGGTGGATATTCTAGAGACGGGAATGCTTCCATAGCTGGACATGGAGGAGCTTCGTCTCAGCTGCCTAAAAATGAGAATGTCCTGACTGGCTGGAGCGGTCCTAGCTTGGAGGGGTCAGCTGTCACAGAACCAGATCCTCTCGACATGTCAGAGGAAGCGAAAGCCGAAAGGTGGTTCAAACGTGTAGCTCAGATAAAGGATATCTCAGAGCTAAGTCAGATTCCAGATGAAGACTTCCCCTCAATAATGCCAATGCGGAAGGGTGTTAACAGATTCGTTGTGAGCAAGAGGAAAACGCCCCTCGAACGGCGGCTGACAAATCAGCAATACAGAAGAAATCTTCCAATTATCCCTAATAATCCATTGAAGAAGGACGGCGAGAGCAGTTAA